The sequence below is a genomic window from Rudanella lutea DSM 19387.
GGGCTGTGTAGGTGCCGAGCCCGTTGGCGTTTGTGCAGTTGCCACCGCTCCCCACCATCCTGCCAGCAACCACAGAATAGCCGAAAAAATAGTACTACTTGTTTTCATAAATTATAGGTTGTACTCGTTCACTTCTCTGTTTCAGGTTATTGTATATTTCAAAGCCTTTCAGGGTCAGAATCCCGCGCACAAAGTGATGATGCAATTGATCCTGCACCACATACATGTCTTTGTGATGCGGAAAAATTTGCTCGTCAAAACCAATTTGTAGTAACTCTACACGTAACCGGGCCATGGTTTCCAAATCAATATCTGGCCGGTACAAACCCTCCTCAACGCCCCGTCGTAAGTTCGAAATGATGTCCTTGATGATTTGATTTTCTTTGTATTCCAGAAAAACCCCCCATGCTTTTGGGTAATAGCGTTGAATATCCAGCATGACGCTCGGGTTGATTTCATCGGCATGCCGACGCATCATATCCGACACCAACATCAACTCTTCTATTGGATTGCCAGCAACCGCGTTCAGTTGGCAAACTTCATCGACCTCATTTTCAATGTGGTACTTAACTACGTGAAAGACGATATCCTCTTTATCAATAAAATGTTGGTAGATCGTCTTTTTCGAAATCGCCAAACGACGGGCTATATCGTCCATGGTTATGGTACGCACGCCGTATTTCCAAAAAAGGCGTTCAGCCTCCTCAATAATCTTCTCTTTCATCTTAGCTGACTTTCAACTAAGAAACCTTGGAAACTCTCGATAAGTTCAAAGTTTCCAAGGTACTTTTTGACC
It includes:
- a CDS encoding TetR/AcrR family transcriptional regulator; protein product: MKEKIIEEAERLFWKYGVRTITMDDIARRLAISKKTIYQHFIDKEDIVFHVVKYHIENEVDEVCQLNAVAGNPIEELMLVSDMMRRHADEINPSVMLDIQRYYPKAWGVFLEYKENQIIKDIISNLRRGVEEGLYRPDIDLETMARLRVELLQIGFDEQIFPHHKDMYVVQDQLHHHFVRGILTLKGFEIYNNLKQRSERVQPIIYENK